One segment of Candidatus Aegiribacteria sp. DNA contains the following:
- a CDS encoding fibronectin type III domain-containing protein has translation MKKVKWFIPFIILTAVVFLISCGDDESPAGPGENPTASTLSATSDTTNSVAASWTMCPDNNFSEYKLYRSTSSGISGNPPASPVRTTTNISDTTYTDAGLEWDQTYYYAVQTKNTDNNTAWSNEVQVVTPDSSSGGDVYTCYQIQGQQADSP, from the coding sequence ATGAAAAAAGTAAAATGGTTCATACCATTTATCATCCTGACGGCTGTCGTGTTTTTGATCTCCTGCGGAGACGATGAAAGCCCGGCTGGCCCGGGCGAAAATCCTACCGCTTCCACCCTTTCGGCCACTTCGGACACCACAAATTCCGTTGCCGCATCCTGGACCATGTGCCCGGATAACAACTTCTCCGAATACAAACTTTACAGATCAACTTCCTCCGGGATCTCCGGCAACCCTCCTGCCAGTCCGGTCAGAACTACAACGAATATTTCCGACACAACCTACACCGACGCAGGTCTTGAGTGGGACCAAACCTACTACTACGCTGTACAGACAAAGAATACCGACAATAACACCGCCTGGAGCAACGAAGTACAGGTTGTTACCCCCGATTCCAGCAGCGGCGGAGATGTTTACACATGCTACCAGATCCAGGGTCAGCAGGCGGATTCACC
- a CDS encoding DUF5343 domain-containing protein: MEFPILHDPGSIELLLNTVYKSNPPKVVDHDYLIGLGFKREVDEGLLKLLLFLGFIDDNGQPSVLWDKSRDPEQAPIILGKAVKAAYGSLFAEYSNAEDQEGAALMEFFRNNTSSSDPDAAYMILTFKVLCDLSELPAGDFIQKPPKPVKKAPVFTEPDSSPVIRISINIDLDDKSDPDLRNLAMKLLKKQLEL, encoded by the coding sequence ATGGAATTCCCAATTTTGCATGACCCCGGCAGCATCGAATTGCTACTCAATACAGTATACAAATCCAATCCACCAAAAGTGGTTGATCATGACTACCTTATCGGCCTTGGTTTCAAGCGGGAGGTAGATGAAGGACTCCTGAAACTTCTTCTTTTCCTGGGTTTCATCGATGATAACGGACAACCCTCCGTTCTATGGGATAAATCCCGTGATCCCGAGCAGGCTCCCATTATCCTTGGAAAAGCAGTGAAAGCGGCATATGGATCCCTTTTCGCTGAATACTCCAATGCCGAGGACCAGGAGGGCGCTGCGTTGATGGAGTTCTTCAGGAACAACACCAGTAGCTCAGATCCAGACGCGGCTTACATGATACTTACGTTCAAGGTTCTCTGCGATCTGTCAGAACTCCCCGCTGGGGACTTCATTCAAAAACCACCAAAACCGGTTAAAAAGGCTCCAGTATTTACTGAACCAGACAGTAGCCCTGTTATAAGGATATCCATAAACATCGACCTTGATGACAAATCAGACCCCGATCTGAGAAATCTTGCCATGAAGCTGCTTAAGAAACAGCTCGAACTTTAA
- a CDS encoding valine--tRNA ligase: MALSKRYNAKESEPHWQKFWDERGIFRYNSDSGKPIYSIDTPPPTVSGKIHMGHVFSYVQAEVMARYHRMKGMEVFYPFCFDDNGLPSERFTEEQRNVKAQDMPRSQFVELCLEVTKEAEGMFRDLWTRFGFSCDWDLLYTTIDPWVQRISQRSFLDLNEKGFVYRKEAPTLWCPGCQTAVAQAETEDKEFAAVFHDLEFRLADGSGSIPIATTRPELLPACVAVFVNPADQRFFNLIGKKAVVPIFNQEVEIMGDPKVDMEKGTGIVMCCTFGDTTDIEWWQEYDLDLRIVLDKRGHMNARAGFLEGMYWKKARKILVEKLIEEGFRKDGKDIEHTVNVHERCGTPLEYLVNRQWFVRILDRKDDLIRCGNRINWYPQHFKVRFDHWVENLKWDWCISRQRYYGVPFPVWYCEECGEPSFARKKDLPVDPLEDRPGEPCPNCACTSFKPESDVMDTWATSSLTPQINAKWGENDERKGFMPMSLRPQAHDIIRTWAFYTITKAYLHSDSIPWENVMMSGHALNPSGEKMSKSKGNVAGDPLMALKQYSADELRYWSCSSKLGSDVLFSQEVLGDGRRLVTKLWNAIKFAASRLEDYDPELEPDLKPYDRWILSRFTIAVGMATSGMEKYEYSVAMDKAEYFFWKTLCDNYLEIVKKRLYSDDDTSGKQSAQYALHRVLYGTLRLFAPVLVHVTEELYQAIFKKYEGYDSLHLAPWPDPDYMDEEALKHGDMSLQIIERARKFKSEQKLSMAAPVKALEIKATVKDLNGLKSLQDDLMNVTRAESILWSEGDNLVVEVVPEDE, translated from the coding sequence GTGGCGTTATCTAAACGTTACAATGCAAAGGAATCGGAACCGCACTGGCAGAAATTCTGGGATGAGCGGGGTATCTTCAGATACAATAGTGATTCCGGCAAACCGATATACTCCATCGACACTCCCCCGCCCACCGTATCCGGCAAGATTCATATGGGGCATGTATTCAGCTATGTCCAGGCTGAGGTTATGGCCAGATACCACAGAATGAAGGGGATGGAGGTTTTTTATCCTTTCTGTTTCGATGATAACGGGCTTCCAAGCGAACGCTTCACCGAAGAGCAGAGAAATGTAAAAGCTCAGGACATGCCCAGAAGTCAGTTCGTCGAACTTTGCCTTGAAGTGACAAAAGAAGCTGAGGGAATGTTCCGTGATCTCTGGACTAGATTCGGTTTTTCATGCGATTGGGATCTTTTATATACAACAATAGACCCCTGGGTTCAGAGAATCAGCCAGAGGTCCTTCCTTGACCTCAACGAAAAGGGATTCGTTTACAGGAAGGAAGCACCCACTCTCTGGTGCCCCGGATGCCAGACAGCCGTGGCTCAGGCAGAAACCGAAGATAAAGAATTCGCGGCCGTTTTCCATGATCTCGAATTCAGACTTGCGGATGGAAGCGGCAGCATACCCATCGCGACAACAAGGCCGGAACTTCTTCCAGCATGCGTAGCCGTTTTTGTAAATCCGGCCGATCAAAGATTTTTCAACCTTATCGGAAAAAAGGCAGTTGTTCCAATATTCAACCAAGAAGTAGAAATAATGGGTGACCCGAAAGTCGATATGGAGAAGGGCACCGGGATTGTCATGTGCTGTACTTTCGGCGATACAACCGATATTGAGTGGTGGCAGGAGTACGACCTTGACCTGAGAATAGTGCTTGACAAAAGGGGTCATATGAACGCCCGGGCTGGTTTCCTCGAGGGAATGTACTGGAAGAAGGCACGTAAGATCCTTGTTGAAAAACTAATTGAAGAGGGCTTCAGGAAAGACGGCAAGGATATTGAGCATACCGTTAACGTTCACGAGCGGTGCGGTACTCCTCTTGAATACCTTGTCAACAGGCAGTGGTTCGTAAGAATCCTTGACCGAAAAGATGATCTCATCAGGTGCGGCAACAGGATTAACTGGTATCCACAGCATTTTAAAGTACGCTTCGACCACTGGGTGGAAAATCTGAAGTGGGACTGGTGCATCAGTAGACAGCGTTACTATGGGGTTCCATTCCCGGTATGGTACTGCGAGGAGTGCGGAGAACCGTCGTTCGCGAGGAAGAAGGACCTCCCGGTAGACCCTCTCGAGGACAGACCCGGAGAACCCTGTCCGAACTGCGCATGCACTTCATTCAAACCCGAATCTGATGTAATGGACACATGGGCAACAAGTTCCCTCACGCCCCAGATAAACGCCAAATGGGGAGAGAACGACGAGAGGAAAGGCTTCATGCCCATGAGTCTCAGGCCGCAGGCACATGACATTATTCGCACATGGGCTTTTTACACCATTACAAAGGCTTACCTGCATTCCGACAGTATTCCCTGGGAGAACGTCATGATGAGCGGGCATGCTCTCAATCCAAGCGGAGAGAAGATGTCAAAAAGCAAGGGCAACGTAGCGGGAGATCCTCTTATGGCACTTAAGCAGTATTCCGCCGATGAACTGCGCTACTGGTCATGCAGCTCTAAACTTGGCAGTGATGTCCTTTTCAGTCAGGAAGTGCTTGGTGATGGAAGACGCCTTGTAACGAAACTCTGGAATGCGATTAAATTTGCCGCGTCCAGGCTGGAAGATTACGATCCGGAACTTGAACCCGACCTGAAACCCTACGACAGGTGGATACTTTCCCGCTTCACAATCGCTGTCGGTATGGCTACTTCCGGGATGGAGAAGTACGAATATTCCGTGGCGATGGATAAAGCTGAATACTTTTTCTGGAAGACCCTGTGTGATAATTACCTTGAGATTGTTAAAAAGCGTCTTTACTCCGATGACGATACCTCGGGAAAACAATCGGCACAGTATGCCCTTCACCGTGTGCTTTACGGTACTCTAAGGCTTTTCGCCCCTGTATTGGTGCATGTAACGGAAGAACTTTACCAGGCAATCTTTAAAAAGTACGAGGGGTACGATAGTCTTCATCTGGCACCATGGCCTGATCCCGACTATATGGACGAAGAAGCTCTTAAACATGGTGACATGAGCCTTCAGATTATCGAGCGGGCAAGAAAATTCAAGAGCGAGCAGAAACTCAGCATGGCCGCTCCCGTCAAAGCTCTTGAGATAAAAGCAACGGTAAAAGACCTCAACGGACTCAAAAGTCTTCAGGATGATCTGATGAATGTCACGAGGGCGGAGAGTATTCTCTGGTCAGAAGGCGACAATCTTGTAGTAGAAGTAGTTCCCGAAGATGAGTGA
- a CDS encoding diguanylate cyclase codes for MNTQSSESSGRMIKSLLHEISGILSIRAIASIIDTEITEVRKTLAELEKAGIVCMKREHHVDGWTVPVRTGSDVERPDSEKWLEKLSEYVLFSPVVTLPEIMTVLEKGKSSPRDRAFLLLEAMRQAQENGEFRLLSYFIREIMLPGESSLTAQEAGEVLTAFEPRKLRDFDFNTAAEFVEHYFPLFSTDLEKAMALTRMGEIELLENRLPRAEERLKEALELSMEMNTGDWIPAILSGLAEIPRDFDGMKETAAVIDIVIDWLPGISDNDIMVRILATAAAAFAELRMNAAAEKTILSAMTHIPIVTLKTQQILEWCRAKVLIASGRKKAAISVLQRALLLAESVNDQLAVMEILNTIVFEMKERPGYTVRKLISIMQSVSRRASTRGNISNRLYALDQMVDMYVRTLQFSKAFDAAEKVAEIIDSSDMLEDEPLTAWCEVYLSFLGRDEKAIVGGDLLLPGTDGFLRSLLEGSSPAGEAGIISDYLLASPGSDSTIFALILAMEAFARHFDKASSVIAAALDSSYSSFHENPFMSWELCISGILTTKDRHADDFFQSAQVLARQLDRLLLVWLVLRCRIKLNPDRDFRERVEISLLLVELDEHIAQQFPGDTRNEFMERTGARQRLENLRISAGCPGGTLRDIRDSLAQKIEDEPMDAFREIGKISGKISSRSEISTSLETLGILVKADRILALKVKGCNVSIIEVYGTGSLKLPGIEVEEKILKLPEEIVSIDNFGENPFGSRRYLIIPTEKSVIPVRTERKLHSLHSHRGNYLLIEMGSPFHNISGTVEFFAESLCRQIGTALLLRDRESMAYIDTLTGSDIGYSWMKQLVTLNDNDNSIATPLSVLLVDVDGLREINRLFGYRVGDKTLKTVVSTIKGLMRPGDIIGRFREDLFGVLLPETGGENTIKVAERICSVIAGTEIRPDRVPVTVSIGASISSSCKENPELTVNRAYAALNQGKVQGGNKAILWSAAEDLKEFDSKTLKIFNTGDPGWDHSISITIMELLTTESPSLEMLAEKLRDVLRSEFIFMEDDKGNSFRIGSKILRRIPDEIRMNSTNRIKSHSGILGRYEVLSVRLQYGGRLVSAWDNVEGIPGSLKNIFRALASLASLLIRGGSAVTGHSPELRP; via the coding sequence TTGAACACACAGTCATCGGAATCCTCCGGAAGGATGATTAAATCCTTACTGCATGAAATAAGTGGAATCCTCAGCATCAGGGCTATAGCCAGCATTATAGACACTGAGATTACCGAGGTACGGAAGACGCTTGCAGAGCTTGAAAAAGCCGGGATCGTATGCATGAAGAGGGAGCACCATGTTGATGGATGGACTGTTCCCGTCAGAACTGGATCCGATGTAGAAAGACCCGATTCCGAGAAATGGCTTGAAAAGCTGTCTGAATATGTTCTCTTTTCCCCCGTGGTAACACTCCCGGAGATAATGACGGTTCTTGAAAAAGGAAAATCTTCTCCCAGAGACAGAGCATTCCTCCTGCTTGAAGCTATGCGGCAGGCTCAGGAAAATGGTGAGTTCAGGCTTCTTTCATACTTCATCAGGGAGATAATGCTTCCCGGGGAAAGTAGCCTGACGGCACAGGAAGCGGGGGAAGTCCTTACAGCCTTCGAACCCCGTAAACTGAGAGATTTTGACTTTAATACTGCTGCTGAATTCGTAGAACACTATTTCCCATTATTCAGTACGGATCTAGAGAAGGCAATGGCTCTGACTCGGATGGGAGAAATTGAATTGCTGGAGAACAGGCTGCCACGGGCTGAGGAACGTTTGAAGGAAGCTCTGGAGCTGAGCATGGAGATGAATACTGGAGACTGGATACCAGCGATATTGAGCGGATTGGCTGAAATTCCCAGAGATTTTGATGGAATGAAAGAGACCGCAGCAGTAATTGATATAGTGATAGACTGGCTGCCCGGGATAAGCGATAATGATATTATGGTAAGGATACTGGCCACGGCTGCGGCTGCTTTTGCCGAACTCAGGATGAACGCCGCAGCTGAGAAAACTATTCTTTCTGCCATGACCCATATCCCGATTGTTACGCTTAAGACACAACAGATTCTTGAATGGTGCAGGGCAAAGGTTCTGATTGCTTCCGGTAGAAAAAAGGCTGCCATTAGTGTGCTCCAGCGAGCGCTGTTGCTTGCTGAAAGCGTGAATGACCAGCTTGCTGTCATGGAGATACTGAACACAATTGTTTTCGAAATGAAAGAACGCCCAGGCTACACGGTAAGAAAACTCATCTCAATAATGCAGAGCGTTTCGCGGAGAGCTTCAACCAGAGGGAATATTTCTAATAGACTGTACGCTCTTGATCAAATGGTAGATATGTACGTCAGAACTTTGCAGTTCTCGAAGGCCTTCGATGCTGCAGAAAAGGTTGCCGAGATTATTGATTCATCAGATATGCTCGAGGATGAACCCCTGACGGCATGGTGTGAAGTTTATCTGAGTTTCCTTGGCAGGGATGAGAAGGCAATCGTCGGAGGAGATCTTCTTTTGCCGGGTACCGATGGTTTTCTGAGATCTCTTCTGGAAGGATCCTCCCCCGCGGGAGAGGCTGGGATAATTTCTGATTATCTTCTTGCTTCCCCCGGGAGCGATTCTACGATTTTCGCGTTGATTCTTGCCATGGAAGCTTTCGCCAGGCATTTCGATAAAGCTTCTTCGGTTATTGCAGCTGCCCTTGATTCATCCTACAGTAGTTTTCATGAGAACCCCTTTATGTCATGGGAACTCTGTATCAGCGGGATCCTTACCACAAAGGACAGACATGCAGACGATTTCTTCCAGTCAGCGCAGGTACTGGCCAGACAGCTGGACAGGCTTCTTCTTGTATGGCTGGTACTCCGCTGCAGGATAAAGCTGAATCCTGACAGGGATTTCAGGGAACGTGTCGAGATATCCCTTCTGCTGGTCGAGCTGGACGAGCATATTGCACAGCAGTTTCCCGGGGATACCAGAAACGAATTCATGGAAAGAACGGGCGCACGTCAGCGTCTTGAAAATCTGAGAATTTCGGCGGGATGTCCGGGAGGAACACTGAGGGATATCAGGGATTCACTTGCGCAGAAAATTGAAGACGAACCCATGGATGCATTCAGGGAAATCGGTAAAATATCAGGCAAAATCTCCTCCCGCTCGGAGATAAGCACCAGCCTGGAAACCCTTGGTATTCTTGTGAAAGCGGACAGGATTCTCGCCCTTAAGGTCAAAGGCTGCAATGTGAGCATAATTGAGGTTTATGGTACTGGCAGTTTGAAACTTCCCGGTATTGAGGTTGAGGAAAAAATTCTGAAGCTCCCGGAGGAGATAGTCTCAATTGACAATTTCGGAGAAAACCCCTTCGGCAGCAGAAGGTACCTGATCATTCCTACCGAAAAATCCGTTATCCCTGTCCGGACGGAAAGAAAACTGCACTCTCTGCATTCCCATCGTGGAAACTACCTGCTCATAGAAATGGGCTCGCCCTTTCACAATATCAGCGGAACGGTAGAATTCTTCGCCGAAAGCCTGTGCAGGCAGATAGGAACGGCCCTTCTTCTCCGAGATCGAGAATCCATGGCATATATAGATACACTAACCGGTTCGGACATCGGCTATTCATGGATGAAGCAGTTGGTTACACTGAATGATAATGATAATTCTATAGCTACTCCCCTTTCGGTGCTTCTCGTGGATGTGGACGGATTGAGGGAAATCAACAGGCTTTTCGGGTACAGGGTAGGAGATAAAACACTGAAAACAGTTGTTTCCACCATAAAGGGATTGATGCGCCCCGGCGATATAATAGGCAGATTCAGGGAAGATCTGTTCGGAGTTCTTCTTCCCGAAACGGGGGGCGAGAATACCATTAAAGTTGCTGAACGGATCTGTTCCGTTATCGCTGGCACCGAAATAAGGCCCGACAGGGTTCCCGTGACAGTCAGCATCGGGGCGTCCATTTCATCATCCTGTAAGGAAAACCCGGAGCTTACCGTTAACCGGGCGTATGCAGCCCTGAACCAGGGTAAGGTTCAGGGGGGCAACAAGGCAATTCTGTGGTCAGCTGCGGAAGATTTAAAAGAGTTCGATTCCAAGACGCTGAAGATCTTCAACACCGGCGATCCCGGCTGGGACCATTCCATTAGTATTACCATCATGGAACTGCTCACAACTGAAAGCCCCTCACTGGAAATGCTTGCGGAAAAACTGCGAGACGTTCTGCGGAGTGAATTTATCTTTATGGAGGATGACAAAGGAAACAGCTTCAGAATCGGCAGTAAAATCCTCAGAAGGATTCCTGATGAAATTCGTATGAATTCAACCAACAGGATAAAATCACATTCGGGAATACTTGGCAGATACGAAGTCCTTTCAGTGCGACTGCAATACGGAGGAAGGCTCGTTTCAGCATGGGACAACGTGGAGGGGATACCCGGCAGCCTGAAAAACATTTTCAGGGCTCTCGCCTCTCTTGCCAGCCTTCTTATTCGGGGAGGATCAGCAGTTACGGGGCATTCGCCTGAATTGCGGCCCTGA